Part of the Mercenaria mercenaria strain notata chromosome 8, MADL_Memer_1, whole genome shotgun sequence genome is shown below.
TCACATTCAATGACATATGGACGGTATTTTATGAACACTCAACAAAATTCttcttcagaaaaaaacaacaacataaatttagacaaaaaaattcAGAGATTTAACAgtacatttttgaaaagaaaatcttaaatagTACAGTAATTACAGTTCAagtcatttttcatattttcagacagaagaaaaataaaactgaacagtTTCTGAACACATACTTAAAACACATAAGTTTTTAGATTAGAAGGAAAGTGATAGTAGTATTTAAAGGTTTTGAAACTGCTGTCATTATCAAACCTCACTGAAACTTGCTATCATTTTGTTTGATCTGACTCCCATTATTGCAACAGAGTTTATTAACACATACTCTTACATACTGTCACAGATCAGGAGCATTAAACTTATAACCACTCTCTGTACAGGTATCATGAAGCTCTTCCTGTACAGCCTACCAGGCAAGGCTGCATACTTTAAGATGTGTACAGTTTATATCATAAGACAAAGCTTTCTGAATATGTTCTCATTATAGCAGTGGCCAACAAAGCAGGTCTGCATTCCCCCTGACCTTGAAGTTCAGAGAGAAATATACCGGTATTCTAAAAGCTCTATGTATAGAACTATAGCCTAACACgcttatttcagattttttttcgaaCAGGTTCCACATAATTTCATTCTAGTCATAAACGGGTTTGAAACCCGATTTTGTGTTGGCTCCTGGAGCTGGGAAGGGATCATTATTTCCACTGGTGATCTGTTTCTGCCTGGGTATTGAACCCTCACCCTGAGTGAGAGCCAGGTACCGAGAATCATCCTCCTCGTCTCCAGTCAGAGCAATGTTACGTAGGTGGGGCATCTCAGCAAACGGCAAATACATTTCTCCTGAAAAATTGAATGTAATAAATATTGGTTTAGTGTATGCAATAATAATAATTGGAGATGAGAGGcccaagtttttttaaattttccaaattggGATATTATGATTACGGTACCGGAGCTAGAGAAGTTAGcatgttttattgtaaaatggTAATTTTTCCCGTCTGTCCTATTTCAGGATTAAACTGTTATGAACCTTATTCACATCTTTAAGAATGAGCAACTCCTTATTGGTTATGTGTTTCATAATGCTGCTTAATACTACTGTCTCTTTTAAATGCAAGTCGCACCATTCACAATTAGTagagaaaaaataatatcattgcAACTTTTACCCAATCTATAATATCTCAATATATTTTGTATCAATATCATATCATTGTTTGATATGACTGCAAGAATGTGCAGTCAGTCATACTTTTTTGAATAAtgtgtaaaactttttttgtgaACTTTACAATGGACGATTTGCACTGGTCACACATATAAGTTAAAAGGATCATAGTAAGTAGTAATCAATATGCAGAGAAGAAACTTGAAAACCCTAGTCTTTTTGAAACAGAAATGTAAGCAAAATTGGTCAATAAAAAGCATGAATGCTGGACTTGTCCAAACAAATCCAAGGCCTTAATTTTCACATACCACTGCTTGATCCAAAGTGCATAATTTAACTTACCAACAGGAAGCCCATTTGCAACTCGAACATCTTCTGTCTCAAAGAATGTTTCATGGTCCTCCCAATGTTTATCACAGGCCGCACACAGAAAATTGGAGATAAAATGGCCACAACCACAACCTGCAGGGAGAGTACATGAAGCTTAGAACATAATTAACATCAGAATAACTTCTGATACTTTTGTAATAAGTTAATATGATACTAAAGAAAGGGTGtaattcatttgagccgtgccatgggaaaaccaacatagtggctttgcatccacgcagtctggtcaggatccacactgttcgctttcaaagcctattacaattagagaaacggttagtgaacagcatggatcctgaccagactgcgtggatgtgcaggctggtctggatccatgctggtcacagagccactatgttggttttctcatggcgtggctcaaatttTGTATGTTTCATGTGTTATATAGTCTGCTTCTTGGATTTCTGATTTAAAGTATCTTAATTTGCCTGGACTGCAGACTAACTATGCTCCTGATGGAATTCAAACTTCCAGAATTGGAATAGATACCCCTTAACTCTACACGTCACATATTATACTGACACACTTTTCTGCTATATTCAAAATAAACTGATAAGACAAATTTTATAGTCCTACTTCAATTCAGTTGAAAATAATTAACTTGATTGACACAAGTATGTGTGTTGACTTGTTCAGTTATATATGTTCGACACTTGAATGACTTCCCAAAGGTATGGTTAGGCCAGTTAGAACTTGTTTACAGTATATAGATTTGTCAAAGCAGAACAAAAGCTAGTAATCTCTAGCAATGGTTTTCAGTAGGAGGACTGTTAATTCCTCAACAGCAAGTAGGGTGGTGGTGTTCTCACAATCTAAGAAAGCTATATATAAATGTTTCGAAGCATAGACTACTAGTATATTAGAATCTAACCTGTTTTACATCTCCTCATTCCTGCAGACTCGTGTTGCTCATGTGtgtgtttacatttacatttagcTCTCCAAGTAGACGGGTCAAAGTCTCTCCTCCGCTGCATCCAAAATTCACCAACATCCTCTGCTCGAGACGGGATCCAGGCAAACCCTTTACACTTGCATCCACCCTGCTTACAGGGAACCAGCACACTCTTTCCTGATCATTTTGTACAACATACAGATTAATCAGACAGCTACTGCATGCTAACAAAACTAAATATATACAGTCAGTGATCtagatctttgacatactgatccaAATATTACTGTTTGTAATGTATTGAAAACTGGAACCAGCATAATTATTTAGTTTGATGATACTGAAAGGAAAATGGTTTCAGTACAAGGTCGTCATAACATGGACCAAATGATCATGAAAACAAAGGTTTGATATGATCAGATCAATGAATGATATTTTGACATGTTATAGGTACAGGTTAAAGGGTTCTCCAAGTTATTGGTCTGAAACTATCAAATGGACTGACTGACAAGTTATATACTAGGGGCTGGTGGGAAAGGGGAAACTACTTACAATATGAAGCTAATGTGTACCCACAGGACAAATGTTCAATGTTAGTAACTACTAATTCCGTTTTTAAATAGAAAAGCTTTGACTGTAAGCTTTATATTCAAGTAAATTTGTGACATTAAAAAAACAGAGTGAAAAAGTTATGTTTCATCAGATTTTAAACACCATTCTGTCATACAGGCAATCCATACAGGGAGAAGTTTTTTACAGTTCCAGTTATACAGGAGAATCAACATTCAGTAAAACTCACCTGTATATTTGCCATGTTCACCTAAGAGATGACCACAGAAACATTTGGACATGTCATTCACTCTCTGACAGTCATGCTTGAAGTCAGGACATCTCCAACCAATATAGATACCTGGAAAAGTAAGAAAATAGCATTGTATCAAATTCCGTTTTACTTGTATATTATTATAGcccaaaaaaaattgaaataatgagaCAGTTTATCAGAATTTTTACTCTTCACATAACA
Proteins encoded:
- the LOC123565451 gene encoding protein FAM221B-like; its protein translation is MSKKQPTRQQGAVSKKPVPGGSSSKAVVPRGTRTMAPKGMPGPIAMKKQDGMLVPEGYTMRKIEPAKNYDVESFARAMNPDFAPRLKQLFDPETEAAVRAQKTGIYIGWRCPDFKHDCQRVNDMSKCFCGHLLGEHGKYTGKSVLVPCKQGGCKCKGFAWIPSRAEDVGEFWMQRRRDFDPSTWRAKCKCKHTHEQHESAGMRRCKTGCGCGHFISNFLCAACDKHWEDHETFFETEDVRVANGLPVGEMYLPFAEMPHLRNIALTGDEEDDSRYLALTQGEGSIPRQKQITSGNNDPFPAPGANTKSGFKPVYD